The Haematobia irritans isolate KBUSLIRL chromosome 1, ASM5000362v1, whole genome shotgun sequence DNA segment GTGTTCCAATTGTAAATGAGATTGCAAttattttggtcacaattttcataaagaaataCAAGTCGCAATTTTTCGCATTCATGGCATTCCGAATTGGCAAAACTATTTCTATACAGTTGAAACAATCGCCGCTACAAAACAGCAAATAATTAATAATGGAAAACCATAAAAAATGTACAAGAAGTATAATTTTTGTTGTGCATGGTTAtggcatttttattttctatctcTGCTTTGTTAACTCTTCTGCGGCAGCGGCCTGGGCTGCTCCACTGCAATCGCACCATGGAGTTTTATTTAAATCACATTCTAATTCAATATTAAGCActgttatttttatgttatcgATGATCATAGCATGAACTCGGCTGATTTTGTATTGAAGAGTATTTAGGCCAGTTTCTCGATCTCTTCTACGGGTAACCTCTTTCTGATTGAAACATTTTTGGGTATCACGTTTTCGGTGGTAACGATTATGAATGTGACtggcaaataaaaacaagttttgttttgaatttataagTATATTGTAACCAAACACTCACTTAAATGTGTCATTAATTCCGCTCTTAATTCCTTGAGGTCTGGTCACTTTTAAACCGGCATCTCTGATCCTTACGAAAAACTCGTCGTCTTCTAATCCCCATCcccaatatttatttgacattcCATTCGTTGCCTCAAATTGTTCTCTTCTAAGTAGTAATATACctcctacaaaattttcatagtgaTATTTGGGGTGTAAGTCGGGAGCTGCAATATGTAATGGTCCCTCCTCTGTGGGATACTCATAACGTAAATTGTCATTTAAAGGTAATAAATCAACATCGTGCATTGCTATATAGTCATACACTCCGCTTGTAAATCGAAAACCAACATTTATTAGCGAAGCGCGATTGAAGCGATAACGATCGActtgattcaaaataaaaatatgatggACAACGTTCTGTTTCCTGAGGAACTTAGTCATGTGTGGCACAAATTGAAGAAGCTCTTCGAAACGATCTCTAAATGGTACTAAAACAGCTAACTtatgaattacttccaattcatCTGGTGGCTTTTCAGATATATCTGAGGATTCTCTAGGTTTTTGCCGACTTATGGGACAAATACAATCTGAAATACAAATGTTTATCGTTAACCGATTATGTTAAAGGATGGTACAAATGCGAAGCCAACCTGAAGGTAAGGGCATTAAACTAAGCACCGCAACTCCTCCCAGACAGAACGCCAAACCACATATAAAAAGCCAGTTTATAGTTGCTATACTTGCCATGTTTTATATTCGATTATTATGTACACTTATTAAATGATTTATGCAAATTATCCAATTATCCTATTGAACTAATATTAAGTCATGTTTTAATATATGAAACAGAGGAGAatataaaaaaagctaaatggtATTTGGCCATGGGCGAACGTCTCCACTAGTATTAGGTGAtggattattttttatttttagctctTGGGTGCATGTCAAACACAGCTGATGAAGAGTGTTGGTAAGATTTAGAATATTATGCGTAGAAACAGTAGTGTTGGAAAATATCGGTTATTTTGAATATAATAATAGGGTGCCTTTAATcgatatattaatataaaaagttttgtatttaaaatttgacgGGCTTTAATAGgtttatatttttcattctTTCCTATATTATCATCATTATATAAGTTAAGTACACTCGTAGAGAAATACGGTAGCCATTACCGTTCGgcttcaatatatttttcacgTTACCATTCATTTATTTTGCTACTGATTTtaaacttaggttaggttatgctatgttcccaccgactcgttttTCTCATTcggttttccaaaacatttcaccggccaaggattttattgcatgttgactgtctgagtatatattaatgcccacattttttggaacattacttctcagccaattcgccacctctcttattgcaaatatttcaccctgaaaaacactacagtgattaggtaatcttttcgctattcgaagttccagatcattagaatatactccgaaacccaattttccatccaatttggatccatcagtgtagaaatctatatattctttattcaccggggtctgtgtgcaccacgcttcactgttggggattagagtctcaaactttttatcGAAAAGTTGACTCGCCAaattgtaatccactacgttaggcaaatctggcattattttgaggaccgaactgtgaccgtaacttttttccgaccacagcgatagctcgcgcaaccgcacagccgttgttgcagctgactgtttggccaaaatgtctaaaggcaatagatgcagcttgATATTAAggcaatttgttcctgtcttgctgaatgcgtctgagatacacaaacacgccatacgctgaactttgcctAAACTTGTtgactggtgaagtgccggccaccagactacaacaccatatagcattatggtattcaaccgtcgaacggaacggacgtgtttttcaatagcggataaactcatcgtaataggtacctactaagaatttcaagtgtggtgggatattaagccaccatgcagcgaaattcaaagtcatccactgggttgctaacttcagagcccagtggac contains these protein-coding regions:
- the beta4GalT7 gene encoding beta-1,4-galactosyltransferase 7 yields the protein MASIATINWLFICGLAFCLGGVAVLSLMPLPSDCICPISRQKPRESSDISEKPPDELEVIHKLAVLVPFRDRFEELLQFVPHMTKFLRKQNVVHHIFILNQVDRYRFNRASLINVGFRFTSGVYDYIAMHDVDLLPLNDNLRYEYPTEEGPLHIAAPDLHPKYHYENFVGGILLLRREQFEATNGMSNKYWGWGLEDDEFFVRIRDAGLKVTRPQGIKSGINDTFNHIHNRYHRKRDTQKCFNQKEVTRRRDRETGLNTLQYKISRVHAMIIDNIKITVLNIELECDLNKTPWCDCSGAAQAAAAEELTKQR